In Erpetoichthys calabaricus chromosome 4, fErpCal1.3, whole genome shotgun sequence, one genomic interval encodes:
- the rpl8 gene encoding 60S ribosomal protein L8, which translates to MGRVIRGQRKGAGSVFKAHVKHRKGPAKLRAVDFAERHGYIKGIVKDIIHDPGRGAPLAKVVFRDPYRFKKRTELFIAAEGIHTGQFIYCGKKAQLNIGNVLPVGAMPEGTIVCCLEEKPGDRGKLARASGNYATVISHNPETKKSRVKLPSGSKKVISSANRAVVGVVAGGGRIDKPILKAGRAYHKYKAKRNCWPRVRGVAMNPVEHPFGGGNHQHIGKPSTIRRDAPAGRKVGLIAARRTGRLRGTKTVQEKEN; encoded by the exons ATGGGACGTGTTATCAGAGGACAGAGGAAAGGTGCCGGCTCTGTTTTCAAGGCCCATGTGAAGCACCGAAAAGGTCCCGCTAAACTCAGAGCCGTTGACTTTGCTGAGCGCCATGGCTACATCAAAGGAATTGTGAAG gaTATCATTCATGACCCGGGACGTGGGGCTCCTTTGGCCAAAGTGGTTTTCCGTGACCCATACAGGTTCAAGAAGAGGACAGAACTCTTCATTGCTGCTGAGGGTATTCACACTGGCCAGTTCATCTACTGTGGGAAGAAGG CTCAACTGAACATTGGCAATGTTCTCCCCGTTGGTGCAATGCCAGAAGGTACAATTGTTTGTTGTCTGGAGGAAAAGCCTGGTGACAGAGGCAAGCTGGCCCGTGCTTCTGGGAATTATGCTACAGTCATCTCCCACAACCCTGAAACCAAAAAGTCCCGTGTAAAGTTGCCTTCTGGGTCTAAAAAAGTAATTTCTTCAGCCAACAGAGCTGTTGTTG GTGTTGTTGCTGGTGGTGGCCGTATTGACAAGCCCATCCTAAAGGCGGGTCGTGCCTACCACAAGTACAAGGCTAAGAGAAACTGCTGGCCTCGTGTCCGTGGTGTGGCCATGAAC cCTGTTGAACATCCATTTGGTGGTGGTAACCATCAGCACATTGGTAAACCTTCCACCATTAGGAGAGATGCTCCTGCTGGTCGCAAGGTCGGTCTTATTGCTGCTCGCCGTACTGGCAGACTGCGTGGCACAAAGACTGTTCAGGAGAAGGAAAACTAA